One genomic window of Saccopteryx bilineata isolate mSacBil1 chromosome 4, mSacBil1_pri_phased_curated, whole genome shotgun sequence includes the following:
- the LOC136336634 gene encoding C-type lectin domain family 4 member G-like isoform X1 — MPRAQSLLTMDTAGYSKWGGGLQEVSGGHWRGWGQRFLFLTLALVVTTVLWVLILSILLSKASTQHAALLGGQDLLTTNASQQTVVLDALKEEVGACNSCCLRTQAQLKTESTKLGEAQEKLIQQESALKELSERVTQSLAEAGRDRENIRSELFRELEAVRLGNRSCEQCPTQWLPFRGSCYLFSVLRASWEDSQRNCAGASAHLVIVEDLDEQAFLTRNTRDRGYWLGLRAVRRASQIQGYQWVDGVPLSFSHWNQGEPNDSQGHEDCIMMLRTGLWNDAPCHSEKDSWICEKRLSC, encoded by the exons ATGCCTAGGGCTCAGAGTCTGCTCACCATGGACACTGCAGGGTACAGCAAGTGGGGTGGTGGGCTCCAGGAGGTCTCCGGAG GACACTGGCGAGGCTGGGGACAGCGATTCCTCTTCCTGACCCTGGCTCTCGTCGTCACCACAGTCCTGTGGGTCCTCATTCTGAGCATCCTACTTTCCAAGG CCTCCACTCAGCACGCGGCGTTGCTAGGCGGCCAGGACTTGCTGACAACAAATG CCTCGCAGCAGACGGTGGTGCTGGACGCCTTGAAGGAAGAGGTCGGAGCCTGCAATAGCTGCT GCCTGAGGACGCAGGCGCAGCTGAAGACCGAGAGCACCAAGCTTGGGGAAGCGCAGGAGAAGCTGATCCAGCAGGAGAGCGCCTTGAAAGAACTGAGCGAGCGCG TGACCCAGAGCTTGGCTGAAGCGGGAAGGGACCGCGAGAACATCCGCAGTGAGCTGTTCCGGGAGCTGGAGGCCGTCCGACTTGGAAACC GTTCCTGCGAGCAGTGCCCCACGCAGTGGCTacccttccggggctcctgctACCTTTTCTCGGTCCTGCGGGCCTCCTGGGAAGATTCGCAGCGCAACTGCGCCGGCGCGAGTGCGCACCTGGTTATTGTCGAGGACCTGGATGAGCAG GCCTTCCTGACTCGGAATACAAGGGACCGCGGTTACTGGCTGGGTTTGAGGGCCGTGCGCCGCGCGAGCCAGATCCAGGGCTATCAGTGGGTGGACGGAGTCCCGCTCAGCTTCAG CCACTGGAACCAGGGAGAGCCCAATGACTCTCAGGGGCACGAGGACTGCATCATGATGCTACGCACGGGGTTATGGAACGACGCCCCTTGCCACAGCGAGAAGGACAGTTGGATCTGTGAGAagaggctcagctgctga
- the LOC136336634 gene encoding C-type lectin domain family 4 member G-like isoform X2 → MDTAGYSKWGGGLQEVSGGHWRGWGQRFLFLTLALVVTTVLWVLILSILLSKASTQHAALLGGQDLLTTNGLRTQAQLKTESTKLGEAQEKLIQQESALKELSERVTQSLAEAGRDRENIRSELFRELEAVRLGNRSCEQCPTQWLPFRGSCYLFSVLRASWEDSQRNCAGASAHLVIVEDLDEQAFLTRNTRDRGYWLGLRAVRRASQIQGYQWVDGVPLSFSHWNQGEPNDSQGHEDCIMMLRTGLWNDAPCHSEKDSWICEKRLSC, encoded by the exons ATGGACACTGCAGGGTACAGCAAGTGGGGTGGTGGGCTCCAGGAGGTCTCCGGAG GACACTGGCGAGGCTGGGGACAGCGATTCCTCTTCCTGACCCTGGCTCTCGTCGTCACCACAGTCCTGTGGGTCCTCATTCTGAGCATCCTACTTTCCAAGG CCTCCACTCAGCACGCGGCGTTGCTAGGCGGCCAGGACTTGCTGACAACAAATG GCCTGAGGACGCAGGCGCAGCTGAAGACCGAGAGCACCAAGCTTGGGGAAGCGCAGGAGAAGCTGATCCAGCAGGAGAGCGCCTTGAAAGAACTGAGCGAGCGCG TGACCCAGAGCTTGGCTGAAGCGGGAAGGGACCGCGAGAACATCCGCAGTGAGCTGTTCCGGGAGCTGGAGGCCGTCCGACTTGGAAACC GTTCCTGCGAGCAGTGCCCCACGCAGTGGCTacccttccggggctcctgctACCTTTTCTCGGTCCTGCGGGCCTCCTGGGAAGATTCGCAGCGCAACTGCGCCGGCGCGAGTGCGCACCTGGTTATTGTCGAGGACCTGGATGAGCAG GCCTTCCTGACTCGGAATACAAGGGACCGCGGTTACTGGCTGGGTTTGAGGGCCGTGCGCCGCGCGAGCCAGATCCAGGGCTATCAGTGGGTGGACGGAGTCCCGCTCAGCTTCAG CCACTGGAACCAGGGAGAGCCCAATGACTCTCAGGGGCACGAGGACTGCATCATGATGCTACGCACGGGGTTATGGAACGACGCCCCTTGCCACAGCGAGAAGGACAGTTGGATCTGTGAGAagaggctcagctgctga